The Spirosoma agri genome contains a region encoding:
- a CDS encoding helicase-related protein — MRNDILNFIRKELIGPDPVQPHVQANGEEILINEPPRLRYGAGILFPCTVPYLRADSNTQVEQDLISADETIPDGIESPVTLGDSHAPTDMGEDFEEEIGLANSYLPAAMGISCFIEVPQEGFIITFTAARYEVRDYSFQTEDGHLLSRRCYFRVPLDQSLIIKANELPLDTGSDCDFFLKESDGSDLALRLNIRNRTHGSDRPNLHLLTFTLINQNNSSQENIRNEDCFFQTGFTVSATAPCFHPYKTAVSEADTDDERSNQLLFRNIHTFAVGHGCSPAWNDEDSPVINELKTTVLPSYEIKPVLPASLPGVTLEMDELSDLSESDLSVPLNRLTESYDKWISQQEEIAETTLDGDLLITALRHIDNCRDCLHRMQEGITLLSTNDKAEKAFRLMNRAMLLQQLRYAVPIRMWPLDSRSNINPLPDMELPDVKNRSTWPNGLGSWRPFQLAFILMNLQCMLEPDHIDREMVDLIWFPTGGGKTEAYLGLSAYTIFVRRLRDQNDNGTSVLMRYTLRLLTAQQFQRAASLICACETIRQENTQQLGRERITIGLWVGESLTPIYRSDAVSSFTKMEQGREDQNPFIVLKCPWCAAQMGYIKESKANRIKGYKLQNVSGKKTVVYRCDNPNCEFSAPSNNLPLIVIDEDIYQHPPTLIIGTVDKFAMLTWRPDARSLFGFTDTGHRNSPPELIIQDELHLISGPLGSMVGLFETMVEELCTINGIKPKIIASSATISRAREQINALYGRGTHNVTIFPPQCLNAGDSFFAKEDRSVPGRLYTGIFASALPSHATAQVRVISAQLQAVRSVPAKEEIQRDPYWTSLIYFNSIRELGHAATLIRADITEYMNSIWKRKLIRGDERRFINRDIELTSRMESSDIPEYLEQLYVQWDGARNTWPVDVCLATNMISVGVDIPRLGLMTVIGQPKTTSEYIQATSRVGRGRNMPGLVFTIYNCSKPRDRSHFEQFQSYHARIYSKVEPTSVTPFSTPARERALHSILVGLIRYYGAYSLDSPNPYPEPNVIERVQEIITNRVGLIDEAELESTVRMLEEKLTYWRNEMPMDYGGFRLGPNTPLLYPAGSNPPEQIRDRAWSTPTSMRNVDSTCEATIIREYHNIDDR, encoded by the coding sequence AGGTAGAACAGGACCTGATTTCTGCTGACGAAACTATACCGGATGGGATTGAAAGCCCTGTCACACTTGGTGATAGCCATGCACCAACTGATATGGGAGAAGACTTTGAGGAAGAGATCGGTTTGGCCAACAGCTACCTTCCAGCTGCAATGGGTATTAGTTGCTTTATCGAGGTTCCGCAAGAAGGATTCATTATCACCTTCACTGCAGCTCGTTATGAAGTTAGAGACTATTCGTTTCAGACTGAAGATGGGCATTTGCTTAGCCGACGTTGTTACTTTCGGGTGCCGCTTGACCAAAGTTTGATTATTAAAGCCAATGAGTTGCCGCTCGATACAGGTAGCGACTGTGACTTTTTCCTAAAGGAATCAGATGGTAGCGACTTGGCTCTCAGACTAAACATTCGTAATCGCACGCATGGCAGCGATCGTCCCAACCTTCATCTGCTAACGTTTACGTTAATTAACCAAAACAATAGTTCACAGGAGAATATTCGGAATGAAGATTGCTTTTTCCAGACAGGTTTTACTGTCTCAGCAACTGCACCTTGCTTTCACCCTTATAAAACTGCAGTTTCTGAAGCAGATACAGATGATGAGCGTTCTAATCAGTTGCTGTTTCGGAACATACACACTTTTGCTGTTGGGCATGGGTGCTCGCCAGCCTGGAATGACGAAGACAGCCCGGTCATAAATGAATTGAAGACAACTGTATTACCCAGTTATGAAATAAAACCAGTGCTGCCCGCCAGTTTACCTGGGGTAACACTTGAAATGGATGAACTGAGTGATCTCAGTGAAAGTGATCTTTCTGTTCCTTTAAACCGACTTACCGAATCCTATGACAAATGGATCAGTCAGCAGGAAGAGATAGCTGAGACTACATTGGACGGAGATTTATTAATTACCGCCCTCCGGCATATAGATAACTGCCGCGATTGCTTACATCGGATGCAGGAAGGTATTACCCTGCTTTCTACAAATGATAAAGCGGAAAAGGCATTTCGCCTGATGAACAGAGCCATGCTGCTGCAGCAACTGCGATATGCCGTGCCTATACGTATGTGGCCATTAGATAGCCGCAGCAATATAAATCCATTGCCTGATATGGAGCTACCTGATGTGAAAAATCGTTCAACATGGCCTAATGGTCTTGGCAGTTGGCGCCCATTTCAGCTAGCCTTTATACTTATGAATCTCCAGTGCATGCTGGAACCGGACCACATTGATCGCGAAATGGTTGACCTGATCTGGTTTCCGACAGGCGGTGGTAAAACAGAAGCTTATCTCGGTCTGAGCGCTTACACCATTTTTGTCAGGCGGCTTCGTGACCAGAACGATAACGGCACTTCGGTACTGATGCGTTACACTTTGCGTTTATTGACGGCCCAGCAGTTCCAGCGCGCGGCTTCACTGATCTGTGCATGTGAAACTATCCGGCAGGAAAACACTCAACAACTCGGCCGTGAGCGTATTACAATTGGTTTGTGGGTGGGTGAAAGTCTTACGCCAATTTACCGCAGTGATGCGGTCAGTAGTTTTACAAAGATGGAACAGGGACGTGAGGATCAGAATCCATTTATTGTACTTAAATGTCCATGGTGCGCTGCGCAGATGGGCTATATTAAAGAATCTAAAGCAAATCGCATCAAAGGTTATAAACTTCAGAATGTCAGTGGCAAAAAAACAGTAGTATATCGTTGCGATAATCCCAACTGTGAATTTTCGGCACCATCAAACAACTTACCTCTCATAGTTATTGATGAAGATATTTATCAACATCCACCAACTCTGATTATTGGTACAGTTGACAAATTCGCTATGTTGACTTGGCGGCCGGATGCTCGTTCACTATTTGGTTTCACTGACACAGGTCATCGCAATAGTCCACCTGAACTCATTATACAGGATGAGTTGCACCTGATCTCTGGTCCACTTGGCTCAATGGTAGGGCTCTTTGAAACGATGGTTGAAGAGCTTTGTACAATAAATGGTATAAAACCGAAAATTATAGCTTCTTCAGCAACCATAAGCAGGGCCCGAGAACAGATCAATGCGCTTTATGGTCGGGGTACACATAATGTGACAATATTTCCTCCTCAGTGCCTGAATGCCGGTGATTCTTTTTTTGCCAAAGAGGATCGGTCGGTGCCTGGAAGATTATACACCGGCATCTTTGCTTCGGCATTGCCTTCGCACGCAACTGCACAAGTTAGAGTCATTTCTGCTCAGCTACAGGCAGTCCGGTCAGTACCAGCTAAGGAAGAAATTCAGCGCGACCCTTATTGGACTTCGCTAATATACTTTAATAGCATTCGTGAGTTAGGTCATGCTGCTACACTCATCAGGGCAGATATAACCGAGTACATGAATTCGATTTGGAAACGCAAGTTAATTCGTGGAGATGAGCGACGCTTTATCAATCGGGATATCGAACTTACCAGCCGTATGGAAAGTAGCGATATCCCTGAATACCTTGAACAACTCTATGTCCAATGGGATGGCGCCCGAAATACGTGGCCAGTAGACGTATGTCTGGCAACAAATATGATCTCTGTTGGGGTTGACATACCACGACTTGGCTTAATGACCGTGATAGGGCAACCCAAGACAACTTCAGAATATATACAGGCTACCAGCCGTGTTGGCCGTGGCCGTAATATGCCTGGATTAGTATTTACAATCTATAATTGTTCAAAGCCACGCGACCGCTCCCATTTTGAGCAATTTCAAAGTTATCATGCCCGTATTTATAGTAAAGTCGAGCCCACAAGCGTAACGCCGTTTTCCACGCCAGCACGAGAAAGGGCATTACATTCTATCCTGGTCGGCCTAATCCGCTATTACGGTGCTTATAGTCTGGATAGTCCCAATCCATACCCTGAGCCAAATGTCATCGAACGTGTACAGGAAATTATAACGAATCGTGTAGGGCTAATTGATGAGGCTGAGCTGGAGTCAACTGTTCGTATGTTAGAGGAAAAACTAACTTATTGGCGGAATGAAATGCCAATGGATTATGGCGGATTCAGATTAGGACCAAATACTCCATTATTGTATCCAGCAGGTAGTAACCCTCCGGAACAAATTCGTGATCGTGCTTGGTCTACACCAACCTCTATGCGCAACGTTGACAGCACCTGTGAAGCAACAATAATCAGAGAGTATCACAACATAGATGATCGATAA
- a CDS encoding HNH endonuclease encodes MMNGYKVWILKAKGDQAAFGGNLGYADQPTSHYVYDTNVRNYDKLAEGDRVIIADKEHIIGYATVSYIEMRTNVPKVRLRCPECNTQEHYIRKKIQPKYQCRNKHTFDIPVSESIVVTEYIAHYATTFVRASIQTSVKVLDPYYLKRNYYYSIQQASPDFFKIEYPDLEKRLGADQINFQAYEAYIPSHTDERDYKTTSKAIRIGQSKFKSLLIEIYGLRCMITGCEVHAAIEASHICPYRGKKDHHPYNGLLLRTDLHQLFDANLIGIEPNALTIELHPSIVGSYYQELSGRKLQTGWKDRSPSFAALEYRWGQFKAQFK; translated from the coding sequence ATGATGAACGGGTACAAGGTTTGGATTTTAAAAGCAAAAGGTGATCAGGCTGCATTTGGTGGAAATTTAGGCTATGCTGATCAGCCAACTTCTCATTACGTCTATGATACGAATGTTAGGAATTATGATAAGTTGGCTGAAGGAGATCGGGTAATTATTGCTGATAAAGAACACATTATTGGGTATGCTACAGTATCATATATAGAAATGCGCACAAATGTGCCGAAAGTCAGACTCCGTTGCCCAGAGTGTAATACACAGGAGCATTATATCCGAAAAAAAATTCAGCCGAAATACCAATGCCGGAATAAGCACACATTTGACATTCCCGTGTCTGAGTCGATTGTCGTAACCGAATATATAGCTCACTATGCAACAACATTTGTCAGGGCTTCTATTCAAACAAGTGTTAAAGTTCTGGATCCATATTATTTGAAAAGAAATTATTATTATTCGATTCAGCAGGCGAGCCCTGATTTTTTCAAAATCGAATATCCAGATCTGGAGAAACGTTTGGGCGCCGATCAAATCAATTTTCAGGCTTATGAAGCTTACATACCTTCACACACTGACGAAAGAGACTACAAAACTACCTCTAAGGCTATTCGAATAGGGCAGTCTAAATTTAAATCGTTGCTGATAGAAATCTATGGCTTACGTTGTATGATCACTGGTTGTGAAGTACATGCTGCAATCGAAGCCAGCCATATTTGTCCTTACAGGGGTAAAAAAGACCATCATCCCTATAATGGTCTGTTACTTCGCACTGATTTGCATCAGCTTTTTGATGCCAATTTAATTGGCATTGAACCAAACGCTTTGACAATTGAACTGCATCCAAGTATTGTTGGAAGTTATTATCAGGAGCTAAGTGGTCGCAAATTGCAAACTGGCTGGAAAGATAGATCTCCTTCTTTTGCTGCACTAGAGTACCGTTGGGGTCAGTTTAAAGCTCAATTCAAATGA
- the drmB gene encoding DUF1998 domain-containing protein — MPAKKPVRRAQLISPWGIGQMINFPKDESLMVAGLDLWEERFRTLDSAEEFRIKEERLARRLGVTDFRMPPDFREPGKDVQNPSLMIPFIRFPRWHYCTRCGHMEQISIYEPRKPVCPGIPFTTGRSCADLPQNRRQRLIPVRFIAICQEGHIQDFPFRQWVHNGPQPEGLHRLRLRAGRSSGTLSGIEISCECGAHKTMAGAFNEKILTRIGVTCSGDRPWLGEEASRGNATHCGKDLIVVQKGASNVYFPHVRSSIYLPLWERSVDRRIVEVMEKNWRYLTNGLDNGVLSRARFEFVTEYNFPNTPTAQQERYVDKMLEAAERRLNLVPQPEISDSEESYRRMEYEAILGEAGGDNQDFYVTKKYINEYDCRGYLAIMQGFSSIGLLHKIRETRALVGFTRLLPENGSSIEDKKNNIMLSRQIDWLPAIVVKGEGVFFEFNRQELNDWAIQPEVTTRVASLVRNYNGSRAGRGQQLRAITPEFLLIHTFAHLLINQFSFECGYGSSSLRERIYCNLESTDDEMHGVLIYTASGDSEGSLGGLVKQGNPDNLEKIVYHAIENARWCSGDPVCIDSRGQGPNSCNLAACHNCALLPETCCEESNMLLDRALLIGTLDVPAVGYFNRFI; from the coding sequence ATGCCAGCAAAGAAACCAGTCAGAAGAGCACAGCTAATCTCACCCTGGGGAATAGGACAAATGATCAATTTCCCAAAAGATGAATCCCTGATGGTAGCTGGTCTTGACCTTTGGGAAGAAAGATTTCGTACTCTGGACAGTGCCGAAGAGTTTCGTATCAAAGAAGAACGGCTGGCACGCCGTCTCGGCGTTACTGATTTCCGAATGCCACCTGATTTCCGTGAGCCCGGTAAGGATGTTCAGAATCCTTCGTTAATGATACCCTTTATCAGGTTTCCAAGATGGCATTATTGCACGCGCTGCGGGCATATGGAACAAATATCCATCTATGAGCCTCGTAAGCCGGTCTGTCCTGGCATACCTTTTACTACTGGTCGTAGCTGTGCAGATTTGCCACAGAACCGCCGTCAACGGTTGATACCTGTACGGTTTATTGCAATTTGCCAAGAGGGACACATACAGGACTTTCCTTTTAGACAATGGGTGCACAATGGCCCGCAACCAGAAGGGCTACACCGCTTACGACTACGTGCAGGCAGAAGTTCCGGAACTTTATCAGGCATCGAAATCAGTTGCGAATGTGGCGCTCACAAAACGATGGCTGGCGCATTTAATGAAAAGATACTGACACGTATTGGAGTAACATGTTCCGGCGACCGACCATGGCTTGGTGAGGAAGCTAGTCGCGGGAATGCAACTCACTGTGGAAAAGACCTGATTGTTGTTCAGAAAGGAGCTTCCAATGTTTATTTCCCGCATGTCCGTAGTTCCATTTATCTACCATTATGGGAGAGGTCTGTCGATAGAAGAATAGTCGAAGTGATGGAAAAGAACTGGAGGTACTTGACTAATGGTCTTGACAATGGTGTGCTTTCCAGGGCAAGGTTTGAATTCGTTACCGAATATAATTTCCCGAACACACCAACCGCCCAACAGGAGCGATACGTTGATAAAATGCTCGAAGCCGCAGAGCGACGACTAAATCTTGTTCCTCAGCCCGAAATTAGTGATTCAGAAGAAAGTTACCGACGAATGGAATATGAGGCAATTCTAGGAGAAGCAGGTGGTGATAATCAGGACTTTTATGTAACCAAAAAATATATAAATGAATATGATTGTCGAGGATACTTAGCGATAATGCAGGGGTTCAGCAGTATAGGACTTCTTCACAAAATCCGAGAAACCAGAGCATTAGTAGGATTCACCCGCCTGTTACCTGAAAACGGCTCTTCAATTGAAGATAAAAAAAATAATATTATGCTTTCCCGTCAAATTGACTGGCTGCCGGCAATTGTTGTAAAAGGTGAAGGAGTCTTTTTTGAATTCAATAGGCAAGAACTCAATGACTGGGCTATTCAGCCTGAAGTTACAACCCGCGTAGCTTCACTGGTAAGAAATTATAATGGATCTCGCGCTGGTCGTGGCCAACAACTTAGGGCTATCACTCCAGAGTTCCTGCTAATACATACGTTCGCACATTTGCTTATAAATCAATTCAGTTTCGAATGTGGTTATGGAAGTTCATCACTACGGGAACGCATTTATTGTAATTTGGAAAGTACAGACGACGAAATGCATGGTGTTCTGATTTATACGGCTTCTGGCGATTCTGAAGGATCATTAGGTGGCTTAGTCAAGCAGGGAAACCCGGACAATCTTGAAAAAATTGTCTACCATGCAATTGAAAACGCACGATGGTGTTCTGGCGATCCGGTTTGTATTGATAGTAGAGGACAGGGGCCAAATTCATGTAATCTTGCGGCCTGTCACAATTGTGCTCTATTGCCTGAAACCTGCTGCGAGGAATCAAACATGTTACTTGATCGTGCGCTACTAATTGGTACACTGGATGTTCCTGCTGTTGGATATTTCAACCGTTTCATTTGA